The region TACCCCATCTAAATCAAAAATTATAAAATCAATATCTTTAAGTATTTTATACATTATTTAATCCCTGTATGCATAAATGAGTTAACAAACTCTTTTTGAAAAATTAAAAATGCCAATAATAAAGGTGCAACAGAGATTAACGTAGCAGCAGAGATAGTGGACCATTGCACTCCTGATTCAGGAGCTGCAAAGATTGCAAGTCCAACTGTTAGTGGTTTAACCTCATTTGAATTAGCAATAACCAAAGGCCATAAAAAATTATTCCAGTGATATGAAACAGAAACTAAAGCATAGGCTAAATATGTTGGTTTTGCCAAAGGAATATAAACCTTAAATAAAACACCAAGGGGTGAACACCCTTCAACTTTAGCTGCTTCATCTAGTTCGTTTGGGATTGTTTTAAATGTTTGTCTTAATAAAAATATACCAAAGGCTGAAGCAATATAAGGTATTGCCATACCCCATGTTGTATCAACTAAATTAAAGTCTGCAACTGTTTTATAGTTTTCTATGATTAAGTTTTCAGGCATTATCATTAATTGCATTAATACTAAAAAAAAGGCAATATTTTTACCATAAAAATCAAACTTAGCAAAAGCATAAGCTGCAAGTGTACAAAGTATCATCTGACCTATTAATATTACTGTAACCAATAAAAAAGTATTTGTAAGATATTGTAAAAATGGAGCTTGAATCCATGCATCAAAAAATGCCTGTGTACTTAAAGGTGCAAGAAGTGTAAAATTTGATGAGTATTTCTCTTCATGAAACGCAGCCCAAAAAGTATATATTAAAGGCAATATCCAAATTATTGCAAGGGTATAGGTTGCTATTTTTTGTAAAAGCTTCATAATATTCCTATTTATAGTGTATTTTTCTTTCAACTAAGCCAAATTGAATTAGTGAAACAATAATTAAAAGTGATAATAATACAATCGTTAATGTTGCAGCATA is a window of Halarcobacter sp. DNA encoding:
- a CDS encoding carbohydrate ABC transporter permease gives rise to the protein MKLLQKIATYTLAIIWILPLIYTFWAAFHEEKYSSNFTLLAPLSTQAFFDAWIQAPFLQYLTNTFLLVTVILIGQMILCTLAAYAFAKFDFYGKNIAFFLVLMQLMIMPENLIIENYKTVADFNLVDTTWGMAIPYIASAFGIFLLRQTFKTIPNELDEAAKVEGCSPLGVLFKVYIPLAKPTYLAYALVSVSYHWNNFLWPLVIANSNEVKPLTVGLAIFAAPESGVQWSTISAATLISVAPLLLAFLIFQKEFVNSFMHTGIK